cCCAAGGACAACCTGTCTTACCCAGGCATTCTGCTTGCTGAAATCTACTAAATGGTACCAGACTATATGAAAATCCATTCTAAAATCTTAGTAAGTCATTCTCTTTAGATTGTGTCTTTCATCCATTAGATGGAGATAATAACACCCGTTCTGCCTGCCTCCCGTGATTGTTGTGAGACAGATATGTGGTGAAGACCTTTCAGAAAGAGGCCCATTCCCTACCCTGAAGTCTCCTGCTCAGGAGCTTTATTCATAATCTCCCCAAACTGGAGATAACCCAGGGTCCTTCAACTGGTGAATGTATACACAAACTGTGGTACCTTTTTATGATGGAATACAACAGAGCAGTAAAGAGGTACAGACTACTGATACAgggaacaacatggatgaaccgtgaatcattatgctgagggaaagtAGCCAGTTtcaaaaggctacatattgtATGGTTCAATGTATATggtattctggaaaaggcaaaactataaggGCAGAAAAGTCTGTCAGGAGCAGGGAGCTTCTGAGGTGACAGAATgcttctgtatcttgattgtggtagtgACTGTGCTTTGTTAAAACTCGTAGAACTGTACACTAAAAAGTTAATTTTACTGTATGTGAATTACGTCTTTCTTTTTAaggtaaacaaaaaaattattttttattgctgtaaaacATAGTTGACTAAATATAAATTTGTAACATTGTACTGTGAGGTTTataacacatgaaaataaaacgTACAGTTACGGCACAAGATATGGGAGGAAGAAATTGGAAGTATACTGTTGTAAGATTTTCACACTGTTTTGAAgtaatgtaatattttaaaaataaactgtgaTAAATAAAAGTTGTATATTATAAACCCTAGGAAAaccactaaaaaaatttttttttaattatttttgcggCAATATGCACAATCAAAAATACATCCTTTCATGGTTTCTGCATGAACAGCTCAATAACATTGATTATATACTTGTGAAGTACATCTTAATTTAAAAGACAATCTCTTGCTCAGGCTTTCAGATTAATTCCACGGAGCTCGCGACAACTTGGACGTGTAACTTACAGGACAAGAATATATTAGGTTTTCAGGAGTGGGAGGGGGACAGTGACCCTGTCAGCTGAACCAGGTGAAATCTCTCTTCACAGGGTGTTTGTCAGGGCAAACAAGTACCGAACAGAGGCTGAGTCATTTGGGTGGAGCTTTGTCTTTGAAGACTTTGTCTCAGATGAGCTGAGAAAAAAAGCAACCCATCAAATGAAGGTGAGAGAATTTGGGCTTGCTGCTGTGTGGGTGGGAGTGGGACCTGGACAGAGAATCCTGTGGGATACGGGCTCACTGGGGCTGTAGCCCCGAGAGCTAGAGGCTGGGAGGAAGCTAGAGAAACCCACCTCAGAAGAAGAGTCAAATGAACACGCACTCCTGGGAAATTAATCCTGGGCCAGCTGCTGCCTGGAGAGAGCCTCTCATAAAAATCAGATCATACAGGGTTCAGAAGAACTGGCAAGAGATCATCTTGACAAGCCTCCCTCTAATAAGGTGGTGAGATGTCATTCTTTAAAGTTTTCCACACAGCCTCATGTGGACCAGCTGAGTTTCAGCCTGAAGCCTCTGTTCTGCCTCCTGTCTTCTGTTAGGAAGGTGGCCTTGCTGGCACAGAGCCTCTTACATTCAGGCTTCTCTTTTGCAGTCCCTCCTCTGGTGGCTTCCGGTGGAAAAGGCGTTTTGGAGGCAGGTAAGAGTTGGTTTTTGTACCTCATTTTCTACCTTCGTTGATGCTAACTGACTTCCCTAGACCCTTTGCCCACTAGGCAGGTCTTCAGACCAGTTCTGCCCGGTTCCATCTTGGCTGATGAAGCAAAACCCAAAAGGACCCaagtttttaaaatgtgggtgaaGCGGACTGGGAAAAATCACAGATCAAAGCCTTGCTTAAAACTTAATCTCCCTTTTAGAGTACAAGGGCAATGTGTGCGttacatagcaaccaaatctcttgacagagttggaaacagcagtgccccGCTCAAAGATAGCAGCTGCCCACGCTGCtttgaatgtatgtcactctccACAGCCCTGGCAGTAATCCAGCCTCCTACGTCAGGCTTGCGAAAGGGCTCACTGTGCCTCTTcccagtctcccattccagggtttCCTCCCATAAGTTTTCCCATTTCACTTACTGTTCtgcttcacccaaattttaaaaatttgagtctgTTCCAATTTCACtccattggccatgactgaacaggTTGAagctggttcgaagccctgacaCTAGCACTACTGAGTTGAAAAGGATGATGGGGGTGCAGATTTCAGGTGACTAGCCAAGcaattctgttttctctgccttAATCCTTCTTTGGCCCCCATTCCGTTTTTTCATTAGTACTCAGGTATAGTCTCTTCCTGGCCCCAGGCCTCTCCTCTCTCACAGGCTCTCTCTTCAGACTCTCTTGCTCCCTCTAGTGGTAAATGCTGAACTAGGCATCTAAGCCTAGCCTTCCTCAAACTTCCATGACCCCAGAAGCATGTCTCACTTCACCCCGGCTATCAGCCTGCAGGTCCCGGCTCTGGCATCCGAGAAAGACTGGAGCTCCCGGTGTTACACGTGAGCTGGAACGATGCCCGTGCCTACTGTGCTTGGCGGGGGAAACGACTGCCCACTGAGGAGGAGTGGGAGTTTGCCGCCCGAGGGGGCCTGAAGGGTATACACGCGCCCAGGCGATTTCCCTTTGTTTTTCTCCCCTTCCTGCTGTGCAGTGGGCGGCTCCAAAGGGGGGGAGGCCGCTGCTCCCTACAACGGTGCTGTGTAAACTGCCTGTGGTGAagaaatttcttcatttcttacccATCTCAGGTTAATACTTATGTAATATTCCATACAGATTAATAACTGGAAAATGGAATGGAAAACCAAACAGAATGCAGACAGGCCCCATTTTTATTGGTGGAGATTCCACAGATACAAATGACATTTCATTAAACGTAGCTGGAATAACAgcatagagaaaaagaaaagaattgccaaaacTACACACATTTTCCCTAGGTATGTAGGTGGTTAATGTAGCAAATTGCTAGTTGCTGTAACTTTTTGTCAtaaaaatcatcaattgaaaagcctgtggagcacagttctaccggtGACCCACATGgcggttgccgtgagttgaagtcgacttggtggcagctgattttggagttcctgggtggtgcaagtgattaACACACTCagtggctaaccgaaaggttggaggttggagtccacccaggggcacctcaaaagaaaggcttcgtgatctacttccggaaaatcagccactgaaaaccctgtggaggacagttctactctgacacacatgaggtccctgtgggttggaatcaacttgacagcaactggcttttttttaacTAAACAAAATTTATGAGCAAAATAGCAATTCTCCTGTTAAATGCCTCTACCCACTCTGGGTGAACACAGGCATATCGATAGGTGAAGTCTTTAATATGACAAATGAGGGTGCTTCTTGCTTGCTCATTTATCCAGTCAAGGTTCAGTTAACAAGTTCCTCATGCTTGTTATCCATTTCTGTACTGATCTCACTGAGGACCAGAAACAAATAGCTTACAGGCTGGTACTGGTCCAAGAGCCACGTTTAGAATTGCACTGCCCTGGAGCATAGTCAGGGGACCAGAGATGCTGCGTGGAGGGGACGGGTGTGGAGGCACAGCAGGTGGAGGGGGTGGACATGGAAGTACAGGTACATAATCTCActcttccttttggtttcctcACTCTTTCTatccctcttcttccttcccagtCTTCACCTTTCCCTCCTCCACTGTCTCCTGCTCTCCTTGCAGGTCAGGTTTACCCCTGGGGGAACCGGTTCCAGCCAAACCGCACCAACCTGTGGCAGGTAAGACCTGTGTCCCTTGCTCCTACCCTTTTACCAAACACGGCTTGAGACTTGTCATAGACTAGCATGGTGTCAGGCTGGCATTCAGAGGGATTGGTGTTCCTGCGGAGCTGATGGCTGGTAAAGGCAGAGGACAGTGTAGCTCAGGAGCAAATCACAGCCTGAGGGTGCTGGGCCGGACTTCacagagaaggtgacatttgagctgattGAATAGGAGTTTGCCATGGGAAATAATTGAGGAAAAGGCACTCCAAGCAGAGAAAACACCGTGTTCTGGCACTGCAGAGAGGCTGGCGTGGAGGGAAACGGGTTGGAGAAGATGAAGTAGGGAGTGGGTTGGGGCCACCTTGTGAAGGACTAGGTGTTTGAGATTTTACCCTGAAGGCAATGGGGGCCGACAGAGGTGTTTTGTTACGTttcattgtggtgaaaatatatataacagagcATTTGCCAGTTCAATAGTTTTTACGTGTGCAACTCAGTGGTATCGATTACACTCACGTTGTTCGACCATCACACTAGccctttccaaattattccactgcCATTAacaagctcagtgtcccctaagcaatgactctctctttcctcctccttcccacccttgGCCACCACTGATAAGCTTTAGTCTTGATGCATTTGCCTAGttcatgtaagtgaggtcacACAGTTTACCTCCtgttgtgactgactgacttccctcagcataatgttttcaaggttcttccgTGTGATgttatcaggatttcatttctcttcatgactgagtagtagtccattgtatgtatgtgctccattttgtttatccatttattcgttgatggacatttctcttgtttccactttttggctattgtgaatagtgctgcagtgaacattggtgtacaggtttctgtttgcattccagtgggtttttttttccttagagtttattttgtttctgttgagaatatgcacagcaaaatgtacaccagttcaaccatttctacatgcacAACTTAGCAAAGTTAATTACATctttccagttgtgcaaccattctcagcctccttttctgagtcattcctccctcgttaacataaattcactgcctcctaaggttcctatctaatctttcatcaatttgatcccttattgatagttcttaaaagagcatatgctcaaagcagatcttttttttttaactagtcaaGCTAATCTCTTGTTTGGTTGTAAGAAGACCTCAGGGAATAttttcggtttaaggtttaaaggtttaaCTACTCAGGACAGTAGTTCCAGagatgttagttttgtttgttgtaaatggagaaaaatacctGCCTCACAGGGTCGTGAGGATTAAATTGAAAGAGGTAAAAGTAACAGACACAGCATAGAATCCAGCAAACAGTGGGTGCTGAGTGAATTATAAACGCTTCAACTCCCCTATGTAAGAGCAGCCTTGAGAATGATGGCAGTTAGCACCCAACGTCAATACTAAGGAACAAGTTGAACAAATTCGTCAGCAAGTATAGGCTCCTTTCCAAGAAGTGTGGTGGTGAAGAGTGGGAGGAGTGGGGCTGTAGCTCAAGTGGGGGCAGAGTCAGGTCTGCTGAGGGCGAGTTCAGCACATCGGTGGCGGCGGAGGGGAAAGTCCGACGGCACAAAGAGAGCGCAGGAGGATGTGGAAGTTCCTGAGGAGGTGGGCGCGGGTGGGCTTGGCACTCAGAGGGCAGCAGGAACAGGAAGAAGGGAGCTTTCTACTTGGAGCGCCTTAGCATGTAGGGCTCAAGACAATGGGAGAAAGTCGCTGATTGTAGGGAGAACAGGAGTGGGATGGGCTTGACATGGACAGTGGGGCAACCACAAACTTCCTGCCCCAGCCAAGTGGTCATGGTGGAGGGCATGACACTGATTGGGGAGCTTGGAGTAGGGCCTCAGGCCACTGTTTCCATGCCCTTTCCCCTATCCCAGATGGCACAGTAAGGTGACCTTGGTATTCCTCTGGGCAAGACGCTCTTTCCCCAATCCCAGATGACACAGTAAGATGACCTTGGTACTCCTCTGTTCAGGACGCCCTTTCCCCCATCCCAGATGACACAGTAAGATGACCTTGGTACTCCTCTGGGCAGGACGCCCTTTCCCCTAACCCAGATGACACAATAAGATGACTTTGGTATTCCTCTGGGTAGGAAGCCCTTTCCCCCATCCCAGATGACACAGTAAGATGACCTTGGTATTCCTCTGGGCAGGTGCCCTTTCCCCCATCCCAGATGACAGTATGATGACCTTGGTATTCCTCTGGGCAGGAAGGAACTTGCCTTGGGACAGGATGGTGTGTCTTTTAACCCGAATTTTTTCCTACAGGGGAAGTTTCCCAAAGATGACAGGGCTGAGGATGGCTTCCATGGGGTCTCCCCAGTGAACGCTTTCCCCCCACAGAATAACTATGGTAAGATGTCTCATTGGGTTGTCAGCCTTACCAGATTGGTTGATGGGAATCACTCAGCCTGACAGACGAGGTGGAGGGAAACAGCCAGCCCCACTGCTACCCTGGGCCTGTGATGGGTAGGAGGGTGCGTCTGGTCTCCCCTGCCTGTGACCCCCCCGCCTGCTGGGCTGCAGGGCTCTACGACCTCATGGGCAACGTGTGGGAGTGGACAGCATCACCGTACCAGCCTGCCAGCCAGGACATGCGCGTCCTTCGGGGGGCATCCTGGATTGACACGGCCGACGGCTCTGCCAATCACCGTGCCCGAGTCACCACCAGGTGAGGGGCCCTGGAACCATAGTGCAGTGGTGGGGGGCCTGAGGCCTGGAGGGAAGAGTCTGGGTCCTGGGCTCCCGAGCAGGTAGGTGCTGGAGCTGGTGTTTGTATTTCTGTGATGAGTAAAAGGGCCCAAGGACATTGACAGTTTCCTGCTGGCTCTCAGTGTTTTCACCAAGGGGGCTTTGTGTGTCCCTCACCTTCGTTGTGTGGGTTTCTCGTCTTGTCCTCAAAGTGAGGTGGGCAGAGAGGGCTTTGGAAAGGCCACATCCAGAGGTCAGCCAGTGGTCATGGACTCTTCACACTGGTGGGCGCAGGAAAAGCTATTTTCTAAACCACTTAGTTTTACAAACAAGGAACAGTGGGCTCCCAGAGGCCCTGAGACCTGCTCATTTCTGAGGGGTGGTGGAACCGCATGGCCGGGTCCCAGTCTCCAGACTGCCCTCTCAAATGCTTTCTACTTTGTTCGCCAATAGAGCTAATCCAGTCGCTTTCTCTGCAACTCTCTCCACCCTGGATCCCAGCAGGACTGCAGAGAGCCCACTTGTCTGGTGGTCCTCAGGGTGTCAGGGTCACAGAAGTCCCTGTGACGTGTAGGCCCCTGGCTTTTCCTCGCCTCCTTTTCCGTAAGAAAGTACTGGCCTAGAGGCCCGGAAACTGGGTTTCCCACTGATTCCATTCCGCCACTGAATCAGCAGTTGGCTGAAAGCAAGACACCGAAGTCTCTCTTAGTCTCTGATTCTGGGTCTGCAAAATGAGGGACAGTGCTGTCTTCCAGAGCAGTTGGGAAATGGCATATGAAAAAATAAGTGTACAAGTTATTTGAAAAGTACAACGCATGCATTAGTGCTGTGGCAGTTTTCTGTGGTAGTTTTTAGGCTAAGTTATTCTGCGTTACTCACAGTAGAAGTTATTGTCGTGGTCTTTCCTGCCTCCACTGCAGTCTCTTAggaccactctcaccctcctccaACCTGTCCCAGGCCCCCTCTCTCCCCTCAGCCCTTTTCCCCCAGGAGTGGCAGGTGCTCAGGGCCAGGGCCACCCTCACGCCGGGGCCACCCCAGTCCTGAGGCATGCTGGCCACAGCAGGCCTTGGGGGTTTGGGAAAGGAAGCTGGGTCAGGCCCAGGCTCCTTTCTCAACAAATATCCatcctctctccccctctctggtGGCAGGATGGGCAACACCCCAGATTCAGCCTCAGACAACCTAGGCTTCCGCTGTGCTTCCAGTGCAGGCCGCCCGCGTGGGGAGCTGTGAGCACTTTGCAGACAAGGAGAAAGGTTTCCCATGGGCCCCGTACCATTCCAGCCAGGCCTCAACAGAGGACACTGCAACTTCAGCTTCACCAAcagcctccttcccctcccccatcccgTGGTGGCAGGAGTCTCTCACCAGGCTGGAGGGGGCCCTGATCCTGAAGAGGCCCAACTCAGTGGTGGTGGCTGGGAGCTGGGTGTTGCTCATAGAAGTATCAACCAGTCGGGCCAGTACTGGAACGGTTGGAGCCAAGTGCTTGAATGGTAGTTTAAACCTTCTAAATCTGTTCTCTCCCCTTTCCCTAAGTATCTGGCTCAGGGATCCGACAGAGTTTCCTCAAGGACGAATTCTCCAGGTTCTCTTTGTTTTCCCAGCAAACAGCTTTAGGAGGAAAATGCTTCCTTTCTTTGCCTCATCCCTTGTTTCATGCTCCTCTGAAGGGACTAAACTTATCTGTTATGTAAAGTGCAGTAAAACATAATGCCCGTCGGAAGACCGTGGGTGCTGGGGAGCATATAGGCGTCAGGAAGTCAGTAACACTTCAGAAAGACAAACCAGAAGCCTCCCGTCTAGTGTTGATGGCGTGAGCACTTCTATGGCCTCTGAAGCCATGTGACTGGAGAGTAACCTGCTCCCATGGTACCACTGCACACGGTGAGGTCAGTAAACTGCCCTGACTGTATGTCTCAGACTGTTCTCTTTTATCTTCCCCACTGGGACCCCAAGGGCAGAAGGCCTCCCAGAAACAGAACGTGGCCCAGCTGGGAGGTGGGGAAGCGGGCGGCCCCTCCCAACCCCCGGCCTGGCCCAGCCTGCGTCTGTCTGTGTGCTGGGAGCACGCTGCTCCCCACCCCCGTGCAGAGGCTTCTAGGGGACAGGGAGCCCCAACTTTGGGGGCCCCTGTGCCGCTGCCCCCACTGCCCCGGTGCCCCTCAGTAGTCCTCCACCAGGGAGAGCAGCACGGCCTTGGGGGTGTTCTCAAAGAGCGCAGCGCGGTTCTGCTGCTGCCCCTTCTTCACCCAGTGGCCGTACATGCGGAAGGCGCAGGCATCAATGAGGCGGCGCAGCGGCCGCAGTGCATATGGGTTGCGGAGCACGATTTCCCGAGTCACAGGTTTGACGCGGCGGTACTGGTAGTAGATCCGCACCGAGGCCAGCACCGTCAGCGCGATCACCTGCGGGGGCCAAGGCCAGCACCGTCAGCGCAATCACCTACAGGGGCCGAGGCCAGCACTGTCAGCGCAATCACCTGTGGGGGCCGAGGCCAGCACCGTCAGCGTGATCACCTGTGGGGGCCAAGGCCAGCACCGTCAGTGCGATCACCTGCGGGGACCAAGGCCAGCACCGTCCGTCAGCGTGATCACCTGCAGGGGCTGAGGCCAGCACCCTCAGCGTGATCACCTGAGAAGGCTGAGGCCAGCACTGTCAGCATGATCACCTGCAGGGGCCGTGGCTGAGACCCCAGCTGCCAGCGTCCTCCGGTGCTGGAGGTCCTGGGTTAGTGTGCTGTGGAGCCCACGTGGCCCCCGTCCCCACCCCCCAGCATCTGACAGAGGGGAGCCACGGTGCCCACCCCTGTGTCCCGTGAAGTCAGAAGGAAGCTGGGTGGGTGCGAGGGGGGGCCGGGTGCCCCAGAAACCCTGGCTGAGCGTAAGGAGCAGCCCTGGGAAGGGGAGGCCTTCCTCAGGAGCCAGCAGCAGCTGCCTGGCCCGCGTACCTTGAACTTTCCCCGGGGGCTGAAGTGACGCACTTCTTCCACCACGTACTGCTGGAAGAAGGGGTGTGCCAAGGCCTCTTCGACTGTGCAGCGGCCTTGGGGGCTCACCACCAAGAAGCGGGAAATCTGAGGACAAGGGAGGGGAACAGAGAACAGTGAGACGGGCTCTCCAGCGTGGCAGAGGGCGCGCCCTCCCCGAGCCCGGAAGCCCCTCACCAGGTCTTTGACGGTGTCGGAGTGGTCGTCCCATTCAGGCGAGCCAAACTGGTAGCTGCCGCTCATAATCATCCTCAGCATCAGCATCTGCTTCCGGTGCCAGAAGGGCGGGGAGCCAGCCAGCAGGGTGTACATGATGACGCCGGTGCTCCACCTGGGGCACGAGGGGCCGTCACCTAGCGTGGGGGGCAGCTGCTCCACCTGGGGCACGAGGGGCCGTCACCTAGCATGGGGGGGCAGCTGCTCCACCTGGGGCACGAGGGGCCGTCACCTGGCGTGGGGGGGCAGCTGCTCCACCTGGGGCACGAGGGGCCGTCACCTAGCGTGGGGGGCAGCTGCTCCACCTGGGGCACGAGGGGCCGTCACCTAGCATGGGGGGGCAGCTGCTCCACCTGGGGCACGAGGGGCCGTCACCTGGCGTGGGGGGGCAGCTGCTCCACCTGGGGCACGAGGGGCCGTCACCTAGCATGGGGGGGCAGCTGCTCCACCTGGGGCACGAGGGGCCGTCACCTGGCGTGGGGGGCAGCTGCTCCACCTGGGGCACGAGGGGCCGTCACCTAGCGTGGGGGGGGCAGCTGCTCCAGCTGGGGCACGAGGGGCCGTCACCTAGCGTGGGGGGCAGCTGCTCCAGCTGGGGCACGAGGGGCCGTCACCTAGCGTGGGGGGCAGCTGCTCCAGCTGAGGCACGAGGGGCTGTCACCTAGCATGGGGGGCAGCTGCCACCCAGTGCCCAGCACGGTGGGCTCCCCCAGACACTCACATGTCCACCTCCTTCCCATAGCCCGGGTGGTTGTCGTTCATGGAGCACTCGATGATCTCGGGGGCCAGGTAGCTGGGGGTCCCACAGATCTCTGCAGGCACAGTTGCCGCCAGGGTGGGTCAGCAGGCAGGATGTGGACGAGGTAGGTCCAGAGGAACAATGAAGGGGGGGCAGAAATGGTGCTGAGACCAGGGCTTGCCTAACCGTGGGCCAAGGACAGGGGCCTCAGGGGCCACCAGCTTGGGGACCATTGTTCCCTGGTCACTTGCTGCCTTCCTGGCCTGGCACTGGGGCTGTGGGAGGGGACTGGCCTAATGCGGAAGAAGAGTTGGGAGAAACCCAGGCAAATTCTGCTCCTGGGAGAGCTGAGGGAGCCCCAAGCCTGGCACGGGCCCCGCACCATTCTCAGACCTCGCAGCCTCTCTCCCGGCTCCAGCTGGCAGGAGAAGCCGAAGTCTGTCAGCTTGATGTTCATGTTGTCGTCCAAGAGGATGTTCTCGGGCTTCAGGTCCCGGTGCACGATGTTGAGCTTATGCAGGGTGCAGATCACCTCCAGCAGGGCCCGCATGATCTTCCTGGATAGGACACACAGGTGATGCTGACAGCAGGTAAGGACCCAAGTCCCGCCCAGCCCAACTGTGAGTGAGGGTGACAGCAGGCGGGAGGACTCAAGTACCCGCCCGGCTCAACTGTGAGTGAGGGGGAATCCTGGACAGGCTGGGGCCCTGACAACTGTGCCAAGGAGCAAGGGAGGCCACAAAAGGCAGCGGCACAGGTCCCCAGCCCAACAGGCGTGCCCTGTGTCTCCGTGCTTGCAGCACTCGGGCTCCAAAGGGCAGGAGGAGAGCGAGGGCTGGATGCACACTCACCTGGTTTCCTTCTCGCTCAGGGTCACTTTCTCGGTGAGATAGTCAAAGAGCTCCCCTCGCTTCATCCTGTGGGGATGAAGGATGTGTAGCTGGATTGGCCCCAAGACCACCCCCCTCCTTACCCAGTCCTCAGAGACTGCTCCCACAATACCCCCAGAGGCAAAGTGGGCTGCTCCCAGGACCCAGGCCTGGGATGAGGACCCAGGGAAGGGAACCGGCAGGTTGTCTGGGAAGCCTGGAAGACAGGAAGGGAGGCTGGGAGGCAGGCTGTGCACCGGGGAGGGGTCCCACCATCTGGGAGTGACGTCATGTACTGGAATCTCTCGAGGCCAAAATCGTGGCTGGGGCTGGGGTGTTCTCCCAGGGCAGAAGGAGAGGCGTCTCCTGATTGCCCCAGGGAACAAGTGGAAGGTCCCAGCATTCAGCGTCAGAGGAGAGGTTGCTACTCTAGGTAGGGGTAAGAATTGCGGTTCAGTCTCCTTACCTCTTGGGATGATGCAGAGAGAGGTCTTGGTACAGCAGTCTAGTTTTACCCTGGAGGGCTTCTGGGGCAGCATTAAAAATAGGTTCCCCAAGTAACACTTCCAAAGGTTAGAGACATTTGAGCTGGCCCCAGGGCCACCTGCCTGCACAGGACAGTCCACGGAGCAGAGTTGGGACAGTGGCTGTGGTCAGGTCCTAGGAACGTCTTTCTTGGTTAAACAGGGAAGGGTACATCCTGCgctctcccaccccccacccctgggAAAGAAGTGGAGTTCCTAggacaaaagggggaaaatggttaaacgctcagctgctgtaaccaaaaggtcgctggttcgaacccagcacctgcatgagagaaaagacctggtaatctgctcccgtaatgattacagtctaggaaacccaatggggcatttctactttatcatatagggtcactatgagtcggaatggactcgatgctACACAACAACACCAGAAGAACTTGCTGGTAGCGGCAGCAGGATAAAGATTTACCTGTGAATACGGGCACGTGAGCAAGCTCCTGCATTTCTTGAAACTGACAGTTTAATTGCACACACATGCAAAGTTAAATTGtgtcttaaagtaaaaataaaaaatctttcaCGTATTCCGTAGAGCTAGAATTTGAAATATTACAATACAAAACCTACTTGAGTGATTTTCTCAAGTAAAACCAGCCCCTAAATTAATTGCTGTGTGTTagttgctgtaaagtcaattctgactcatggtgaccccatgtgttacagagtggaactgttccatagggttttcttggctgtaatcttcacggaagcagattgccaggcctgtcttccacagcacgactgggtgggtttgaaccgacaacctttaggttagcagctgagcacaagcTGTTATGTGTGGAGAAATCAAGACATCCCTACACCAGGGATTCGCGTTCTGTAGCAAGGACACAGTGGAGCGGAGGGAACCGGGGGCTGGAGCGTTCCCTCAACTGGGCACCTTTTCTAAGTGTGGGTATAGTTATGTTGTTTTCATTTGATGTTTGGAACCTGGCCAGCTGGGCAGAGTGGTTGGTATCCCTGTTCCTTTCTTGAGAAAACAGGCTGTCCCGAGACAGGACGGACCCCATTGCACCAGCACTGTTGGTGCAGAAGCAGGGGTTGCTGATGGTGATGATGTCAGCATCATCTTTGAACCTCACCCTAAATGCAACCTCCACCCCCCTCCCTGGCCTGAGACCCTATCTGAGCAGTAGCCTGTTTCCCAGTTGGACACCAGTGGCCTCCCTCTGCCCACTCTGGCCTCCCCAGTCAGCGTGAGCCTTTCCACATGTACGTCAGATCCTAGCTCCTTCCTGTCCTTGGCCTTCCAGTGGGCTCCCACAGTCTCATGGCTGACGTGTCCCACagaacctggtctttggaactaa
The sequence above is drawn from the Elephas maximus indicus isolate mEleMax1 chromosome 12, mEleMax1 primary haplotype, whole genome shotgun sequence genome and encodes:
- the PHKG1 gene encoding phosphorylase b kinase gamma catalytic chain, skeletal muscle/heart isoform isoform X2 encodes the protein MLPQKPSRVKLDCCTKTSLCIIPRGKETEPQFLPLPRVATSPLTLNAGTFHLFPGAIRRRLSFCPGRTPQPQPRFWPREIPVHDVTPRWWDPSPVHSLPPSLPSCLPGFPDNLPVPFPGSSSQAWVLGAAHFASGGIVGAVSEDWVRRGVVLGPIQLHILHPHRMKRGELFDYLTEKVTLSEKETRKIMRALLEVICTLHKLNIVHRDLKPENILLDDNMNIKLTDFGFSCQLEPGERLREICGTPSYLAPEIIECSMNDNHPGYGKEVDMWSTGVIMYTLLAGSPPFWHRKQMLMLRMIMSGSYQFGSPEWDDHSDTVKDLVRGFRARGGRALCHAGEPVSLFSVPLPCPQISRFLVVSPQGRCTVEEALAHPFFQQYVVEEVRHFSPRGKFKVRGPGSCCWLLRKASPSQGCSLRSARVSGAPGPPSHPPSFLLTSRDTGVGTVAPLCQMLGGGDGGHVGSTAH